In bacterium, a single genomic region encodes these proteins:
- a CDS encoding DUF1844 domain-containing protein has product MVDDRDEEQQETYHKVDKRIGHQNEEAAAPETGPDGPAPAPDSDAGAENTAAETPAEEAVQIDMHGILRMVFGMCVEQAWVHLGLQLAPGAKETKMDLPQARLAIDTIAYIQTALGESLSGAEKREVEQILATLRMNYIQRT; this is encoded by the coding sequence ATGGTTGATGACCGCGACGAGGAACAGCAGGAGACGTACCACAAGGTGGACAAGCGCATCGGCCACCAGAACGAGGAAGCGGCGGCTCCGGAGACAGGGCCTGATGGGCCTGCGCCCGCGCCTGACAGCGACGCTGGAGCCGAGAACACCGCAGCCGAGACGCCGGCCGAGGAGGCCGTGCAGATTGACATGCACGGCATCTTGCGGATGGTGTTCGGCATGTGTGTTGAGCAGGCGTGGGTCCACCTGGGCCTGCAACTGGCTCCGGGAGCCAAGGAGACCAAGATGGACCTGCCGCAGGCGCGGCTGGCCATTGACACCATAGCCTACATCCAGACAGCCCTGGGCGAGAGCCTCAGCGGCGCCGAGAAGCGCGAGGTGGAGCAGATCCTGGCGACGCTGCGGATGAACTACATTCAGCGGACCTAG
- a CDS encoding DUF4838 domain-containing protein, producing MLRTMVLLSLLTAAIAPAHSALQLTRAGAPVATLVIPDEALPVVKAAAEELQYHVARASGATLPIVREADCRTGTGLLFLGPCKATLALGLKLDQLRPNGYLARSAAGNLHLIGDDSPGDVFWVQHGNRTHVGTLFAVYDLLEKQLGVRWLWPGPLGEVIPRQADIAATFADQAFAPPFVHARWREGGAAMSGPKGWADQKNRSVFLNEQGKWLRRHRFAMGVNMDMAHAYTQWWDKYHADHPEYFNLLPDGTRRSDPTYHGGSPSLISMCVSNPGFIRQKIADWAARRSPDRPHVDASENDTPGRCTCPQCLALDEPDPDSKVPFDQRAAEATRRFEAGDPQWVEALGSLSDRYARTYLALQAEAQKVDPEAIVMGYAYANYVKPPHRTMLNDHIIIGVVPALMYPWTAEKRQAFIEQWNGWSATGARMFLRPNYMLDGHNLPLNIAQALGEDFQFAAKHGLIGTDFDSLTGQYATQGPNLYMLARLHDDPGLEPPKVLAEYYSAFGKAAPAVQAYFEHWARVSAGVTDKAYEAADLHWSRLYRDADVIFMPDVMMKGRALLEKATMAARGDADAETRVTFLDSGLRNAELTLATQRAFREYRQTGKLDDYVAALAALDEFRAAHEGEFIANMAYLAWSESLTWDRDLIRLMAQPGQCLPDPWKFMWDPQKIGEAERWFAVGFADDKWHAINTTAAWENQEIGKQWKAEHKADYDGLAWYRTTFTVPRSDKPRQVRLVFGAADEACKVWLNSELILQRPYPFQGNTDSWRESFEVDITDRARADGPNVLAVCVEDNAGAGGLWKPVWLCASDAPSAANLVKDGGFEAEPTTWGQNVQSGKFRFERDAGKHRTGQTAGLIGCQELGSAEDEKRARTKAWGRWYRGDTPVEAGKSYALRVWYLTDADFRGTVRVWATGAAEGTKEVKGLSTQGVWRELRIEHIKPAGTTMGLYLNVMDGTGKVWFDDVEVVAE from the coding sequence ATGCTGCGAACCATGGTACTGCTATCGCTGCTAACCGCCGCCATCGCGCCGGCCCATTCCGCCCTGCAGCTCACGCGCGCCGGAGCACCCGTCGCCACGCTGGTTATCCCCGACGAGGCTCTCCCTGTCGTCAAGGCTGCGGCGGAGGAGTTGCAGTACCACGTAGCCAGAGCCAGCGGCGCCACATTGCCTATCGTGAGGGAGGCCGACTGCCGGACGGGCACGGGCCTGCTCTTCCTGGGGCCGTGCAAGGCGACGCTGGCGCTCGGCCTGAAGCTCGATCAGCTCAGGCCCAACGGCTACCTGGCGCGGAGTGCCGCCGGCAATCTGCACCTCATCGGCGACGACAGCCCGGGCGACGTGTTCTGGGTACAGCACGGCAACCGCACGCACGTCGGCACGCTGTTCGCGGTGTATGACCTGCTGGAGAAGCAGCTTGGGGTGCGCTGGCTGTGGCCGGGCCCTCTGGGCGAAGTCATCCCTCGCCAGGCCGACATCGCCGCCACCTTCGCCGACCAGGCCTTCGCGCCGCCCTTCGTGCATGCGCGGTGGCGCGAGGGTGGCGCCGCCATGTCCGGGCCGAAGGGCTGGGCCGACCAGAAGAACCGCTCTGTCTTCCTCAACGAGCAAGGGAAGTGGTTACGTCGGCATCGGTTCGCGATGGGCGTCAACATGGACATGGCCCACGCCTACACCCAGTGGTGGGACAAGTACCACGCCGATCACCCCGAGTACTTCAACCTGCTGCCCGACGGCACACGGCGCTCCGACCCGACCTACCACGGCGGCTCGCCCAGCCTCATCTCCATGTGCGTGAGCAACCCCGGCTTCATCCGCCAGAAGATCGCCGACTGGGCCGCCAGGCGCAGCCCGGACCGGCCGCACGTGGACGCCAGCGAGAATGACACCCCCGGCAGATGCACCTGCCCGCAGTGCCTGGCGTTGGATGAGCCCGACCCGGACAGCAAGGTGCCGTTCGACCAGCGTGCAGCGGAGGCCACACGGCGCTTCGAGGCCGGCGACCCCCAGTGGGTCGAGGCTCTTGGCTCGCTATCGGATCGCTACGCCCGCACGTACCTGGCCCTGCAGGCCGAGGCGCAGAAGGTGGACCCCGAGGCTATCGTGATGGGCTACGCGTACGCCAACTACGTCAAGCCCCCGCACAGAACAATGCTGAACGACCACATCATCATCGGCGTCGTCCCGGCGCTGATGTACCCGTGGACCGCGGAGAAGCGCCAGGCCTTCATCGAGCAGTGGAACGGCTGGTCGGCGACCGGGGCGCGCATGTTTCTGCGCCCCAACTACATGCTCGACGGACACAACCTGCCGCTCAACATCGCGCAGGCCCTGGGCGAGGACTTCCAGTTCGCCGCGAAGCACGGCCTCATTGGTACGGACTTTGACTCGCTCACAGGGCAGTACGCTACCCAGGGGCCGAACCTGTACATGCTGGCGCGCCTGCATGACGATCCGGGCCTGGAGCCCCCGAAGGTCCTGGCCGAGTACTACAGCGCCTTTGGCAAGGCCGCTCCGGCGGTGCAGGCGTACTTCGAGCACTGGGCGCGCGTCTCGGCCGGCGTGACCGACAAGGCTTACGAGGCTGCGGACCTGCACTGGTCGCGCCTCTATCGCGATGCCGACGTGATCTTCATGCCCGACGTCATGATGAAGGGGCGTGCCTTGCTGGAGAAGGCCACGATGGCCGCCAGGGGCGACGCCGACGCGGAAACGCGGGTGACGTTCCTGGACAGCGGCCTGCGCAATGCCGAGCTGACGCTGGCCACGCAGCGGGCGTTCCGTGAGTATCGCCAGACCGGCAAGCTGGATGACTACGTGGCCGCGCTCGCGGCACTGGATGAGTTCCGCGCCGCGCATGAGGGCGAGTTCATTGCTAACATGGCCTACCTCGCGTGGTCGGAGAGCCTGACATGGGACCGCGACCTGATCCGGCTGATGGCCCAGCCCGGCCAGTGCCTGCCCGACCCGTGGAAGTTCATGTGGGACCCGCAGAAGATCGGCGAGGCGGAGAGATGGTTCGCCGTTGGCTTCGCTGACGACAAGTGGCACGCCATCAACACGACCGCCGCGTGGGAGAACCAGGAGATCGGCAAGCAGTGGAAGGCCGAGCACAAGGCCGACTATGACGGACTGGCCTGGTATCGCACGACGTTCACTGTGCCGAGGAGCGACAAGCCTCGGCAGGTGCGGCTCGTCTTCGGCGCGGCGGACGAGGCCTGCAAGGTCTGGCTCAACAGCGAGCTGATCCTGCAGCGGCCCTACCCGTTCCAGGGCAACACCGATTCCTGGCGCGAGTCCTTCGAGGTGGACATTACGGATCGGGCACGCGCGGACGGACCCAACGTCCTCGCCGTGTGCGTGGAGGACAATGCCGGGGCCGGAGGCCTGTGGAAGCCGGTATGGCTTTGTGCCAGCGACGCTCCCAGTGCAGCCAACCTGGTCAAGGACGGAGGCTTCGAGGCGGAGCCGACGACATGGGGCCAGAATGTCCAGAGCGGGAAGTTCCGCTTCGAGCGCGATGCGGGCAAGCACCGCACTGGCCAGACCGCCGGCCTGATCGGGTGCCAGGAGTTAGGAAGCGCCGAAGATGAGAAGCGGGCGCGTACGAAGGCCTGGGGCCGATGGTACCGTGGTGACACCCCTGTCGAAGCGGGAAAGAGCTACGCACTGCGCGTGTGGTACCTCACCGACGCTGACTTCCGCGGCACAGTCCGTGTCTGGGCAACGGGCGCGGCGGAGGGCACCAAGGAAGTCAAGGGGCTGAGCACACAGGGGGTGTGGCGGGAGTTGAGGATCGAGCACATCAAGCCGGCCGGGACGACGATGGGCCTGTACCTGAACGTGATGGACGGGACGGGGAAGGTGTGGTTTGACGATGTGGAGGTCGTGGCGGAATAG
- a CDS encoding PQQ-like beta-propeller repeat protein: MRQGLPGYCRRSLAILLVLGGALPLSAADWPGFQGPGRRNVWDETGIMRQFPAEGLKAVWRTPIGPGYGGAAVAGGRVFVGDYLKREGGGVERVVCLDEQTGQILWAYENPRADYTKIAYNSGPRSTPTVDGDRVYFVGAGGDLYCLRTETGVPLWQVNLPAQFQAKIAPWGYAGSPLVQGNLVITGAGAPQARLVGLDKMTGQEVWRALPTSSDLGYGSPIIVRTGGVDQLISYTPGEVASLDPQTGKVYWQIPFPGVQCCMTPAFDASRLLVSNFYTGSALITLAPDQPAAVLAWKFGGQNEVKTEGLHALMCSPVFSGNYFYGVCSYGQFRCLNAQDGQRVWETLDVTRENRRWANAFIVRNGDVFFVNNDRGELIIADLQPDHYRELSRMQLIKPTSGGAGARELGKVNWVPPAYANRHIVIRNDEEIIRVSLAQ, from the coding sequence ATGCGCCAAGGCTTGCCGGGTTACTGCCGCCGCTCCCTCGCCATCCTGCTGGTCCTGGGTGGGGCTCTTCCGCTATCGGCGGCTGACTGGCCCGGCTTTCAGGGCCCGGGGCGGCGGAACGTCTGGGACGAGACGGGCATCATGCGCCAGTTCCCGGCCGAGGGGCTGAAGGCGGTGTGGCGCACGCCGATCGGCCCTGGCTACGGCGGGGCGGCCGTGGCCGGGGGGCGTGTGTTCGTGGGCGACTACCTGAAGCGCGAGGGGGGCGGCGTTGAGCGCGTGGTGTGCCTCGACGAGCAGACCGGGCAGATCCTGTGGGCCTATGAGAACCCCCGGGCCGATTACACCAAGATCGCCTACAACAGCGGCCCCCGCTCCACACCAACGGTGGACGGCGACCGGGTGTACTTCGTGGGTGCGGGCGGCGATCTGTACTGCTTGAGGACCGAGACGGGGGTCCCGCTGTGGCAGGTGAACCTGCCGGCCCAGTTCCAGGCCAAGATCGCGCCCTGGGGGTATGCCGGCAGCCCGCTGGTGCAGGGCAACCTTGTCATCACCGGGGCGGGCGCACCGCAAGCCCGGCTCGTGGGGCTGGACAAGATGACCGGGCAGGAGGTCTGGCGGGCGCTTCCCACGTCCAGCGACCTGGGCTACGGCTCACCGATCATCGTCCGGACCGGCGGTGTGGACCAACTCATCAGCTACACACCCGGCGAAGTCGCCTCGCTCGACCCACAGACGGGGAAGGTGTACTGGCAGATCCCGTTCCCGGGGGTGCAGTGCTGCATGACCCCGGCGTTCGACGCAAGCCGCCTCCTGGTCAGCAACTTCTACACCGGCTCAGCGCTCATCACACTTGCTCCCGACCAGCCCGCAGCGGTGCTCGCGTGGAAGTTCGGCGGGCAGAACGAGGTCAAGACCGAGGGGCTCCATGCCCTGATGTGCTCCCCCGTGTTCAGCGGCAACTACTTCTACGGGGTCTGCAGCTACGGACAGTTCCGCTGCCTCAATGCCCAGGATGGGCAGCGTGTGTGGGAGACGCTCGACGTCACCCGCGAGAACCGGCGCTGGGCCAATGCGTTCATCGTGCGCAACGGCGACGTGTTCTTCGTCAACAACGACCGCGGTGAACTGATCATCGCCGACCTGCAACCAGACCACTACCGCGAGCTGAGTCGGATGCAGCTGATCAAGCCAACGTCCGGCGGGGCCGGAGCACGAGAGCTGGGCAAGGTGAACTGGGTGCCCCCGGCCTATGCCAACCGGCATATCGTCATCCGCAATGACGAAGAGATCATCCGCGTGTCACTGGCGCAATAG
- a CDS encoding nucleotide-binding protein — protein MPDIGIETYGCGGRTRQVLGDVCLEVNGCQTVYHCALGDDHRADAPSVDTGSLDALVEQLTDGGHVKVIVTDLPFDDNWFAHHRRRAAVLTTADWDDYYAPPPLKTYLKYILAQSLLLSAADLDEDAVLDRHPHLHQTHACCFDLCAWKTDIRFGLQSGALCHECRSLLQQMGARRDAMEAADQILDQVRYEALARAHAYEPRSAFVVMPFTTAGDDNEECYKCAIAPALEDVGLRPVRYDEQRRPGRIYDGVLDCIARCGVVVAKVNPLDREQSVRPNVALEAGLAYGMRKPTFLICRTDKMDKFKKRCSDLSNEHLVGYRVGAYGELRAELVQWLRHYAG, from the coding sequence ATGCCAGATATAGGGATTGAGACATACGGATGCGGTGGCCGTACCAGACAGGTGCTTGGTGATGTCTGCCTCGAAGTCAACGGATGCCAGACCGTCTACCACTGTGCTCTTGGGGACGATCACCGCGCTGATGCGCCGTCAGTGGACACTGGCTCGCTGGACGCGCTGGTAGAGCAGCTTACTGATGGGGGGCACGTCAAGGTCATCGTCACCGACCTGCCATTTGATGACAACTGGTTCGCACACCATCGCCGGCGCGCTGCGGTGCTCACGACCGCCGACTGGGATGACTACTACGCGCCTCCGCCGCTGAAGACGTACCTCAAGTACATTCTGGCGCAGAGCCTGCTTCTGTCGGCCGCCGATCTCGACGAAGACGCAGTGCTCGACCGGCACCCCCATCTCCATCAGACGCATGCATGCTGCTTTGATCTGTGTGCCTGGAAGACAGACATCCGGTTCGGCCTGCAGTCTGGAGCTTTGTGCCACGAGTGCCGATCACTCCTCCAGCAGATGGGCGCACGGCGCGACGCTATGGAGGCCGCGGACCAGATCCTCGACCAGGTGCGGTACGAGGCACTCGCACGAGCGCATGCATACGAGCCCCGGTCGGCTTTCGTGGTGATGCCGTTCACCACAGCCGGCGACGACAATGAGGAATGCTACAAGTGCGCGATCGCGCCCGCGTTGGAGGACGTTGGCCTGCGGCCGGTCAGGTATGACGAACAGCGCAGGCCCGGGCGCATCTACGACGGAGTGCTCGACTGCATCGCTCGATGTGGGGTCGTGGTGGCCAAGGTGAACCCGCTCGACAGGGAGCAGTCTGTTCGCCCGAACGTTGCTCTCGAAGCTGGGCTAGCGTACGGCATGCGCAAACCGACGTTCCTCATATGCCGCACGGACAAGATGGACAAGTTCAAGAAGCGGTGCTCAGACCTGTCAAACGAGCATCTGGTCGGGTACCGGGTTGGGGCATACGGTGAGTTGCGCGCTGAACTTGTCCAGTGGCTGCGACACTATGCCGGCTAG
- a CDS encoding aspartate ammonia-lyase yields the protein MSDQYRLEHDLLGARQVPAQALYGIHTDRALENFPLTGRRVNPALVHAYGAVKLACVRTNAELGYLELPATTEALQQACHEMMEGLLDEHVVVDALQGGAGTSTNMNVNEVLANRALQTMGLPLGSYEVVSPLDHVNLHQSTNDTYPTALKVAAINLLRELERDVIQLLEEFQRKERATAGVVKVGRTQLQDAVLTTVGREMSAYAEAFARDRWRIFKCEERLRVVNLGGTAIGTGLAAPRRYIFRVIEHLRDITHLGLARAENMVEATQNTDVFVEVSGILKACASNLLKVATDLRLLSSGPDAGFGDIRIPARQAGSSIMPGKVNPVIPEAVSQAAMQVMANDQTIAMACSLGNLELNAFLPIIADALLGSLDLLRRACDIFTRLCVKGIEPNESRTRQQVASATATVTALVEHIGYHKAQEVAARASAEGKPVRDVAVEMGLLTAEEFDELTSPEAVTRLGSPEGTSRHDTEWEG from the coding sequence TTGTCCGACCAGTACCGACTTGAGCATGACTTGCTGGGCGCGCGCCAGGTCCCGGCCCAGGCCCTGTACGGCATTCACACGGACCGGGCGCTCGAGAACTTCCCGCTCACCGGCCGTCGCGTCAACCCCGCCCTCGTTCACGCCTATGGGGCCGTGAAGCTGGCATGCGTGCGGACGAATGCGGAGTTGGGGTACCTCGAACTGCCCGCCACGACCGAGGCTCTGCAGCAAGCCTGCCACGAGATGATGGAGGGCCTGCTTGATGAGCACGTCGTCGTGGACGCCCTCCAGGGCGGCGCGGGGACCTCGACCAACATGAACGTGAACGAGGTGCTCGCCAACCGCGCTTTGCAGACCATGGGACTGCCCTTGGGGAGCTACGAGGTCGTCAGCCCGCTGGATCATGTGAACCTGCACCAGTCCACGAATGACACCTACCCGACGGCGCTGAAGGTCGCGGCGATCAACCTGCTGCGCGAGTTGGAGCGCGACGTGATCCAGTTGCTCGAGGAGTTCCAGCGGAAGGAGCGCGCCACAGCGGGAGTTGTGAAGGTCGGGCGCACACAGCTGCAGGACGCGGTGCTCACAACGGTGGGGCGCGAGATGTCCGCTTACGCCGAGGCCTTCGCGCGCGACCGCTGGCGCATCTTCAAATGCGAGGAGCGTCTGCGGGTCGTCAACCTCGGCGGCACGGCCATCGGCACCGGACTGGCCGCCCCGCGCCGGTACATCTTCCGGGTCATCGAGCACCTGCGCGACATCACCCACCTGGGTCTGGCACGCGCCGAGAACATGGTCGAGGCCACCCAGAACACCGATGTCTTTGTCGAGGTCAGCGGCATCCTGAAGGCCTGCGCGAGCAATCTGCTCAAGGTCGCCACCGACCTTCGCCTGCTCTCCAGCGGCCCGGACGCGGGGTTCGGGGATATCCGCATCCCCGCGCGCCAGGCGGGCTCCTCCATCATGCCGGGCAAGGTCAACCCGGTCATCCCCGAGGCGGTCAGCCAGGCGGCGATGCAGGTGATGGCGAATGACCAGACCATCGCAATGGCGTGCAGCCTGGGCAACCTGGAGCTGAACGCCTTCCTGCCGATCATCGCGGATGCCCTGCTCGGCAGCCTGGACCTGCTGCGCCGCGCGTGCGACATCTTCACCCGTCTGTGCGTGAAGGGCATCGAGCCGAACGAGTCCAGAACGCGGCAGCAGGTCGCCAGCGCCACGGCGACGGTCACGGCGCTCGTGGAGCACATCGGCTACCACAAGGCCCAGGAAGTCGCCGCTCGCGCCAGCGCGGAGGGTAAGCCCGTCCGCGACGTGGCCGTCGAGATGGGGCTGCTGACGGCGGAGGAGTTCGACGAGTTGACGAGCCCGGAGGCGGTGACGAGGCTGGGGAGCCCGGAGGGGACGAGTAGGCACGATACCGAATGGGAGGGATGA
- a CDS encoding alpha/beta hydrolase: MKVTDIVDIGDGEVFPQGTTRLSFTSDVDGLHDWALFRPGDPGKPVLVYLHGSFSTGDQLYTRRDIRDHFLPVFLEEGMGLLTPNLRGTTYMCPKTVVDTADLLDEIEARFSPRAGFIFLGGSGGASSAQIFAVRHPERVRGLVALGACDLADRLDFARQSDLPVLQDLAQAIITAYGGTPEEVPEVYAAHSVIARTDRLTMPFLLASGECDALIPVDKVREEAAALQHQPRFTYWEVPGGDHDSPLFVPVAEMLRLAGWEA; the protein is encoded by the coding sequence ATGAAGGTCACGGACATTGTGGACATCGGCGACGGCGAGGTGTTCCCTCAGGGCACGACGCGGCTGAGCTTCACCAGCGACGTGGACGGCCTGCACGACTGGGCACTGTTCCGTCCCGGCGACCCGGGCAAGCCCGTCCTGGTCTACCTGCACGGCTCCTTCTCGACCGGGGATCAGCTCTACACCCGCCGGGACATCCGCGACCACTTCCTGCCGGTCTTCCTGGAAGAAGGCATGGGCCTCCTGACACCCAACCTGCGCGGCACGACGTACATGTGCCCCAAGACGGTGGTGGACACGGCGGACTTGCTGGACGAGATCGAGGCGCGCTTCTCCCCACGGGCGGGGTTCATCTTCCTGGGTGGCTCAGGCGGGGCGTCGAGCGCCCAGATCTTCGCCGTCCGCCACCCCGAGCGCGTGCGAGGGCTCGTGGCGCTGGGCGCATGTGATCTCGCGGACCGGCTGGACTTCGCGCGGCAGAGCGATCTGCCCGTGCTCCAGGACCTCGCGCAGGCAATCATCACGGCCTACGGGGGCACGCCGGAGGAAGTGCCGGAGGTTTATGCAGCCCATTCGGTCATCGCCCGCACCGACCGGCTGACGATGCCGTTCCTGCTGGCGAGCGGCGAGTGCGACGCGTTGATCCCGGTGGACAAGGTCCGCGAGGAAGCTGCCGCGCTGCAGCACCAGCCGCGCTTCACATACTGGGAAGTGCCCGGGGGCGATCACGACTCCCCACTGTTTGTGCCGGTGGCGGAGATGCTGAGATTGGCGGGGTGGGAGGCCTGA
- the rtcA gene encoding RNA 3'-phosphate cyclase, which translates to MSDVLVIDGSRGEGGGQMLRTSLSLAAVLGKPVRIASIRAGRPKPGLAAQHLTACRAVAAVCQGRLEGDELRSQAIALQPGGLAGGSFVFDVADVAPSAGSVGLILQAILPPLLFACQASHVVLRGGTDVPWSPVFTYLQDVFVPTVARMGVAVELHRNCAGWYPVGGGEIEAWVEPLTGPLRPLTLEVRGQGWRLSSRSIVSDHLPRHIAERQNQAAAAQVPGLGTVKQREEQPRSGGSGTTCMTVAAFEPGGGGFTALGERGKKAEEVGAEAGRQLRDFLASEATVDERLADQLQLYCALADGPSSYVTPRLTGHLQTNADVIEQLTGVRCAFGEAGRNVRVDIPGLGWQPGVR; encoded by the coding sequence ATGAGTGATGTACTGGTCATTGACGGCTCCCGGGGCGAGGGCGGTGGGCAGATGCTGCGCACCAGCCTATCGCTGGCGGCCGTGCTGGGCAAGCCGGTGCGAATCGCCAGTATCCGTGCCGGGCGGCCCAAGCCCGGTCTGGCTGCGCAGCACCTGACAGCCTGTCGCGCGGTGGCGGCCGTCTGCCAGGGCCGCCTGGAAGGTGACGAGTTGCGGTCGCAGGCCATCGCGCTGCAGCCAGGTGGTCTGGCCGGCGGGAGCTTTGTGTTTGACGTCGCTGATGTCGCCCCTAGCGCTGGGTCGGTGGGACTGATCCTCCAGGCGATCCTGCCGCCGTTACTGTTCGCGTGTCAGGCCTCGCATGTAGTGCTGCGCGGGGGAACCGACGTCCCCTGGAGCCCCGTCTTCACATACCTGCAGGATGTCTTCGTGCCGACGGTTGCGCGCATGGGCGTGGCAGTAGAGCTACACCGTAACTGCGCCGGCTGGTACCCGGTGGGAGGGGGCGAGATCGAGGCCTGGGTGGAGCCACTGACGGGGCCGTTGCGACCGCTGACGCTGGAGGTGCGGGGGCAGGGGTGGCGGCTGTCCTCCCGCAGCATCGTCTCCGACCACCTGCCGCGACACATTGCCGAGCGGCAGAACCAGGCGGCGGCGGCGCAAGTGCCGGGGTTAGGTACGGTGAAGCAACGCGAGGAGCAGCCACGGTCCGGCGGGTCGGGGACGACCTGCATGACGGTGGCAGCCTTCGAGCCCGGCGGCGGGGGCTTCACCGCACTCGGTGAGCGCGGCAAGAAGGCCGAGGAGGTCGGGGCAGAGGCCGGGCGGCAGCTGCGCGACTTCCTCGCCAGCGAAGCGACGGTGGACGAGCGCCTGGCGGACCAGTTGCAGCTTTACTGCGCCCTGGCCGACGGTCCATCGTCGTATGTGACGCCGCGGCTGACGGGACACCTGCAGACGAATGCCGACGTGATCGAGCAGCTGACCGGCGTGCGCTGTGCCTTCGGCGAGGCCGGACGCAACGTGCGCGTGGACATACCCGGACTCGGGTGGCAGCCCGGAGTGAGGTGA